One part of the Solea solea chromosome 16, fSolSol10.1, whole genome shotgun sequence genome encodes these proteins:
- the LOC131476023 gene encoding fructose-bisphosphate aldolase A-like — protein MSAVSTPPVLLPCSPFSAVALSLSLCHPLPPPPPPPPVTAAAAAARASEINFLHQSLYFIFYEAVAMTHAYPFLSTEQKKELSDIAQRIVATGKGILAADESTGSMAKRFQGIGVENTEENRRLYRQLLFTADSQVNPCIGGVIFFHETLYQKTDDDKTFPQLIKEKGMVVGIKVDKGVVPLAGTNGETTTQGLDGLYERCAQYKKDGADFAKWRCVLKITQNTPSQLAIMENANVLARYASICQMHGIVPIVEPEILPDGDHDLKRCQYVTEKVLAAVYKALSDHHVYLEGTLLKPNMVTAGHSCPTKYGPQEIAMATVTALRRSVPPAVPGVTFLSGGQSEEQATVNLNAINQCPLHRPWALTFSYGRALQASALKAWGGKKENAKACQDQYIMRALNNSKAAQGKYVSSGDKGAAAQESLYVENHSY, from the exons ATGAGCGCCGTGTCCACGCCCCCTGTGCTCCTACCCTGTTCGCCCTTCAGTGCcgtggctctctctctctctctctgtcatcctcttcctcctcctcctcctcctcctcctgtcacagcagcagcagcagcagctcgagCATCTGAAATCAACTTCCTGCATCAAAGTCTTTACTTTATCTTTTACGAAGCCG TCGCCATGACTCACGCGTATCCCTTCCTGAGTACTGAGCAGAAGAAGGAGCTCAGTGATATCGCTCAGAGGATCGTAGCCACTGGGAAGGGCATCCTGGCAGCTGATGAATCCACAG GCAGCATGGCCAAGCGCTTCCAGGGCATCGGTGTGGAGAACACAGAGGAGAACAGACGACTCTACCGCCAGCTCCTCTTCACCGCCGACAGTCAGGTCAACCCCTGCATCGGAGGAGTCATCTTCTTCCACGAGACGCTCTACCAGAAGACAGACGACGACAAGACCTTCCCTCAGCTCATCAAAGAGAAGGGCATGGTGGTGGGCATCAAGGTGGACAAGGGCGTGGTTCCCCTTGCTGGCACCAACGGAGAGACCACCACTCAAG GTCTGGACGGCCTGTACGAGCGTTGTGCTCAGTATAAGAAGGACGGTGCTGACTTTGCTAAGTGGCGCTGTGTGTTAAAGATCACCCAGAACACTCCGTCCCAGCTGGCCATCATGGAGAACGCCAATGTACTGGCCCGCTACGCCAGTATCTGCCAGATG catgGCATCGTGCCCATTGTGGAGCCTGAGATTCTTCCGGATGGAGACCATGACCTGAAGCGTTGTCAGTATGTGACAGAGAAG GTGCTGGCGGCTGTGTACAAAGCGCTGTCTGACCACCATGTCTATTTGGAGGGAACACTTCTCAAACCCAACATGGTGACTGCTGGACACTCCTGCCCCACAAAGTACGGCCCTCAAGAGATCGCCATGGCAACCGTCACTGCCCTGCGCCGCTCTGTACCCCCGGCTGTGCCAG GTGTGACCTTTCTGTCTGGAGGTCAGAGTGAGGAGCAGGCCACCGTCAACCTGAACGCCATCAACCAGTGTCCTCTACACCGTCCCTGGGCCCTCACCTTCTCCTACGGCCGAGCTCTGCAGGCGTCAGCTCTGAAGGCCTGGGGAGGCAAGAAGGAGAACGCAAAGGCGTGTCAGGATCAGTACATCATGAGAGCACTG AACAACAGTAAGGCGGCGCAGGGGAAGTATGTGTCCTCAGGAGACAaaggagcagcagctcaggaGTCTCTGTATGTGGAGAACCACTCCTACTGA